The DNA segment GCACCCGCAGCCGACCGCGCACCCCAGCCCACACGACGCACCCCCACATGCGGCAGCCCCGCCCCGGCGCGTCCGGGGGAAAACGCGCCGAGGCGGGGCGGTCAGAGGCCCGGATGCCCGTGCGGACGAGCCGGGGGCGGGGCCAGGGCCAGCGAGCCCGGGGCCGGGGAGCCCGGCCCGAGGGCTCAGTGCAGGTGGAGCTGCTGGCCCGGGTAGATCAGCGACGGGTTGCTGACGATGTCCTTGTTCAGCTTGTACAGCTTGTGCCAGCCGCCCTTGACGTGGTGGTCCTGGGCGATGTCGCTGAGCGTGTCGCCCTTCTTGACCTTGTACTCGCCGTCGCCCTTCTTCACCTTCTTGCCGGTGGGCGTCGTCACGGTCTGGCGCTGCTGGGAGCGCGAGGCGTGCTGGGAGCCCTCGTGGGTCGGCTTCGCGGAGGCGGTGTTCTGCGTCTGCGGAGTGGCGGCGGAGCCCGAGCCGGAACCGGTGGAGGCGGAGCCTCCGTTGTACGGCGTGTTGGACAGGCCGGTGCCGCACACGGGCCAGGCGTCCTTGCCCTGCCCGGCGAGCACCTTCTCGGCGACGGCTATCTGCTGGGCCTTGCTGGCCTGGTAGGCAGCCGGCGCGTAGGCGGTGCCGCCGTACGCGGCCCAGGTGGACTGGGTGAACTGGAGCCCACCGGAGAAGCCGTTGCCGCTGTTGATGGACCAGTTGCCGCTGGACTCGCACTGGGCGACCTTGTCCCACTCAGAGGCGGTGGCGGCGGAGGCGCTGCCCGCGCTGACCAGCGGGGCGGCGACGGCGGCACCGGCGACACCGGCGATGGCGACGGCACGGGTGGTGCGGTTGAGCGCGGACGGGCGGCGGTGCCGGCCCTTGCCGGAAAGCAGCATGAAGAGATCCCCTCACCGACGCCTGCGAGGTGAGCTGTCGGGTTCGGGCCGATGGGGTATCCCTTGCTCCTTGCGAGCATGGGAGGTTTTGCCCGGCCGTGCGATTTCCGCACGGCTTCACCCCTAGCCGGTCCGTTCACCGTGCCGCTGCTCGCCTCGTGCTCGTATCGGCGAGGCAGCGGTCCGGTGGGGCCGGCGCTTACCTTGGTTCCCCCGCTCCTGCCTACGGCGCTTCGACGCGACGACTGTTCCCGTACGAACGCCGGCAGGATTCGGCGTGGCGTCCGTC comes from the Streptomyces sp. TS71-3 genome and includes:
- a CDS encoding transglycosylase family protein, whose translation is MLLSGKGRHRRPSALNRTTRAVAIAGVAGAAVAAPLVSAGSASAATASEWDKVAQCESSGNWSINSGNGFSGGLQFTQSTWAAYGGTAYAPAAYQASKAQQIAVAEKVLAGQGKDAWPVCGTGLSNTPYNGGSASTGSGSGSAATPQTQNTASAKPTHEGSQHASRSQQRQTVTTPTGKKVKKGDGEYKVKKGDTLSDIAQDHHVKGGWHKLYKLNKDIVSNPSLIYPGQQLHLH